A region of Leclercia adecarboxylata DNA encodes the following proteins:
- a CDS encoding lysine exporter LysO family protein, which produces MFSGLLIILLPLIVGYLIPLRHLSALKLINRLLSWIVYVILFFMGISLAFLDNLATNLLSILHYSVITMVVILACNIAALFWLERVIPWKNHHHQEKLPSRIAMALESLKLCGVVLLGFLLGLTGYAFLQHATEASEYTLIFLLFLIGIQLRNNGMTLKQIVLNRRGMMVAVIVVGSSLVGGVINAFILDLPLNTALAMASGFGWYSLSGILLTESFGPVIGSAAFFNDLARELIAIMLIPGLVRRSRSTALGLCGATSMDFTLPVLQRSGGLEMVPAAIVHGFILSLLVPVMMAFFSA; this is translated from the coding sequence ATGTTTTCAGGACTCTTAATCATTCTCCTCCCGCTGATCGTGGGCTATCTCATTCCGCTTCGTCATCTGTCAGCGCTAAAACTGATCAACCGTTTACTGAGCTGGATTGTCTACGTCATTCTCTTTTTTATGGGGATCAGCCTCGCCTTCCTCGATAATCTGGCGACCAATCTGCTCTCTATTCTTCACTATTCTGTTATTACGATGGTGGTTATCCTGGCCTGCAATATTGCGGCGCTTTTCTGGCTGGAGCGCGTCATTCCGTGGAAAAACCATCACCATCAGGAAAAATTACCCTCACGTATTGCGATGGCGCTGGAGTCATTAAAATTATGCGGCGTGGTATTGCTCGGTTTTCTGCTGGGGCTCACCGGATATGCTTTTTTACAGCACGCCACCGAGGCCAGTGAATATACGCTGATCTTCCTGCTGTTCCTTATTGGTATTCAGCTGCGAAATAATGGTATGACCCTGAAGCAGATCGTGCTCAACCGCCGCGGCATGATGGTGGCGGTAATTGTGGTGGGCAGTTCGCTGGTGGGCGGCGTCATTAACGCCTTTATTCTCGACCTGCCGCTCAATACCGCCCTGGCGATGGCCTCCGGGTTTGGCTGGTATTCACTTTCCGGCATTCTGTTAACCGAATCCTTTGGGCCGGTGATTGGCAGCGCCGCCTTCTTTAACGATCTCGCGCGGGAGCTGATCGCCATTATGCTGATCCCGGGTCTGGTCCGCCGCAGTCGCTCCACGGCGCTGGGGCTGTGCGGCGCCACCTCAATGGACTTTACCCTGCCGGTTCTGCAACGCTCGGGCGGGCTGGAGATGGTGCCTGCCGCCATCGTACACGGCTTTATTTTAAGCCTGCTGGTGCCCGTCATGATGGCGTTCTTCTCCGCCTGA
- the aqpZ gene encoding aquaporin Z, translating into MFRKLAAECFGTFWLVFGGCGSAVLAAGFPELGIGFVGVSLAFGLTVLTMAYAVGHISGGHFNPAVTLGLWAGGRFPAKEVLGYIIAQVIGGIIAAAILYVVASGKAGFDAAASGFASNGFGEHSPGGFSMLSAIVIEIVLTAGFLLVIHGATDKHAPAGFAPIAIGLALTLIHLISIPVTNTSVNPARSTAVAIFQGGWVLQQLWLFWVMPIVGGILGGVLYRTLLEKRD; encoded by the coding sequence ATGTTCAGAAAATTAGCAGCTGAATGCTTTGGTACATTCTGGTTGGTATTTGGTGGATGCGGCAGCGCCGTGCTGGCAGCAGGGTTCCCGGAACTGGGAATTGGTTTTGTCGGGGTTTCACTGGCCTTCGGATTAACGGTTTTAACCATGGCCTATGCCGTAGGGCATATTTCCGGTGGTCACTTTAACCCGGCGGTAACATTAGGTCTGTGGGCCGGCGGTCGTTTTCCTGCGAAAGAGGTTCTTGGCTATATTATTGCCCAGGTGATTGGTGGGATTATCGCGGCCGCTATTCTGTATGTGGTTGCCAGCGGTAAAGCAGGCTTTGACGCGGCGGCCAGCGGCTTTGCCTCCAACGGCTTTGGCGAGCACTCCCCTGGCGGCTTCTCCATGCTCTCTGCCATCGTGATTGAAATCGTGCTGACGGCGGGCTTCCTGCTGGTGATCCACGGTGCAACCGACAAACATGCCCCGGCAGGTTTCGCGCCGATTGCAATTGGCCTGGCGCTGACCCTGATCCACCTGATCAGCATTCCGGTGACCAATACCTCCGTTAACCCGGCGCGCAGCACCGCAGTAGCTATCTTCCAGGGTGGCTGGGTGCTGCAGCAGCTGTGGCTGTTCTGGGTGATGCCGATTGTTGGCGGTATCCTCGGCGGCGTGCTGTACCGTACCCTGCTGGAAAAACGCGATTAA
- a CDS encoding ATP-dependent endonuclease has protein sequence MLLERVEIVGFRGINRLSLKLEQNNVLIGENAWGKSSLLDALTLLLSPETDLYHFVREDFWFPPGDMLGREHHLHIILTFREAEPGRHRVRRYRPLADCWVPCDDGYQRIFYRLEGELADDDSVLTLRGFLDSTGHILPLDDIDERARHLVRLMPVLRLRDARFMRRIRNGTVPNMPDVEVTARELDYLARELVARPQNLTDGQIRQGLSAMVQLLEHYFSEQGTSPVRNRLMRRRSHDEQRSWRYLDIINRMIDRPGGRSHRVILLGLFSTLLQAKGTVRLDRDARPLLLVEDPETRLHPIMLSVAWHLLNLLPLQRIATTNSGELLSLTPVEHVCRLVRESSRVTAYRLGPGGMNAEDSRRIAFHIRFNRASSLFARCWLLVEGETETWVINELARQCGHHFDAEGIKVIEFAQSGLKPLIKFARRMGIEWHVLVDGDEAGKKYAATVRGLINNDREEEREHLTALPAMDMEHFMYRQGFSDVFHRVAMIPDDIPMNMRRVIMKAIHRSSKPDLAIEVAMEAGRRGVEAVPTLLRKMFSRVLWLARGRAD, from the coding sequence ATGTTACTTGAACGTGTGGAAATTGTGGGGTTTCGCGGCATTAATCGTCTGTCGCTGAAGCTTGAGCAAAACAACGTGCTGATCGGGGAAAACGCCTGGGGTAAATCCAGCCTGCTGGATGCCCTGACGCTGCTGTTGTCGCCGGAAACGGACCTGTACCATTTTGTCCGGGAAGATTTCTGGTTCCCGCCCGGAGATATGCTGGGGCGCGAGCACCATCTGCATATCATCCTCACCTTTCGTGAAGCCGAGCCGGGTCGCCATCGCGTCCGCCGCTATCGCCCCTTAGCCGACTGCTGGGTGCCCTGTGATGACGGCTACCAGCGCATTTTTTACCGTCTGGAAGGCGAACTGGCTGACGATGACAGCGTCCTGACCCTGCGCGGTTTTCTTGATAGCACTGGCCATATCCTGCCGCTTGATGACATCGACGAGCGGGCGCGCCATCTGGTTCGACTGATGCCGGTGCTGCGCCTGCGCGACGCCCGCTTTATGCGCCGTATCCGCAACGGTACGGTGCCGAATATGCCCGATGTGGAGGTCACCGCCCGGGAGCTGGACTACCTGGCCCGGGAACTGGTGGCTCGTCCGCAGAACCTGACCGACGGCCAGATCCGCCAGGGACTGTCGGCGATGGTGCAGCTGCTGGAACACTACTTCTCCGAGCAGGGTACTTCGCCGGTGCGCAACCGGCTGATGCGGCGGCGCTCCCATGACGAGCAGCGCAGCTGGCGTTATCTCGACATCATCAACCGGATGATTGACCGGCCCGGCGGCCGCTCGCACCGGGTGATCCTGCTGGGGCTCTTCTCGACGCTGCTGCAGGCGAAAGGCACCGTCCGGCTGGACAGGGATGCCCGCCCGCTGCTGCTGGTGGAAGATCCCGAGACGCGCCTGCACCCGATCATGCTCTCGGTGGCATGGCACCTGCTGAACCTGCTGCCGCTCCAGCGCATCGCCACCACTAACTCCGGGGAGCTGCTGTCGTTGACCCCGGTGGAACATGTCTGTCGCCTCGTGCGTGAGTCGTCGCGGGTCACGGCTTACCGCCTCGGACCGGGGGGGATGAACGCCGAAGACAGTCGTCGCATCGCCTTCCATATTCGCTTCAACCGCGCCTCCTCGCTGTTTGCCCGCTGCTGGCTGCTGGTGGAAGGGGAGACCGAAACCTGGGTGATAAACGAGCTGGCCCGTCAGTGCGGCCACCACTTCGATGCCGAGGGCATCAAGGTGATTGAATTTGCCCAGTCGGGCTTGAAACCGCTGATTAAATTTGCCCGACGGATGGGCATCGAATGGCACGTGCTGGTGGATGGCGACGAGGCGGGCAAGAAATATGCCGCTACCGTGCGCGGGCTCATCAATAACGACAGGGAAGAGGAGCGCGAACACCTGACGGCGCTGCCCGCCATGGACATGGAGCATTTCATGTACCGGCAGGGCTTTTCCGACGTCTTTCACCGGGTGGCGATGATCCCCGATGATATCCCGATGAACATGCGGCGGGTGATCATGAAGGCCATTCACCGTTCGTCGAAGCCCGATCTGGCGATTGAAGTGGCGATGGAGGCGGGACGGCGTGGCGTCGAGGCGGTGCCCACGCTGCTGCGGAAAATGTTCTCCCGTGTGCTGTGGCTGGCACGCGGGAGAGCGGATTAA
- a CDS encoding VirK/YbjX family protein, which translates to MSSIAESSYTHQPQPKSAWQLFQRLASGTLTPGLAWRNPAYRRKFMLRSLMTPFSTARLLSHLSKQPQLLQMLQVQPGLPCRLHRPWLSVAMNRQKTLQALNWHYQTMQKRLPAALMNGYLSREGITLLTLTGKDDQPFTVRLCADAFLDKEGEATLAFCDAQQTVLAEMTFTLCQINGTSTLFIGGMQGAKAFVPHEAIQSATKACHGLFPKRLLVEAAMTLGSALAVDQIIAVSNSTHIYRSWRYRKKKEGKLLADYDSFWLSLGGERDSEGNFRLPLAMPRKPMEEIASKKRAEYRRRFALLDSLVDQVNEATRR; encoded by the coding sequence ATGTCGTCCATCGCAGAGTCATCTTATACACATCAGCCGCAACCTAAATCAGCCTGGCAGCTGTTTCAACGTCTGGCATCCGGGACATTAACCCCCGGCCTCGCCTGGCGCAACCCGGCCTATCGCCGCAAGTTCATGCTGCGCTCGCTGATGACGCCGTTCAGCACCGCGCGTCTGCTGTCGCACCTTTCAAAACAGCCGCAATTACTGCAAATGTTGCAGGTTCAGCCTGGGCTGCCCTGCCGCCTGCACCGCCCGTGGCTCTCGGTGGCAATGAACCGCCAGAAAACGCTTCAGGCGCTGAACTGGCACTATCAGACCATGCAGAAGCGGCTCCCGGCTGCGCTGATGAACGGCTATCTTTCCCGGGAGGGGATCACCTTGCTGACCCTCACCGGAAAAGACGACCAGCCCTTTACCGTGCGCCTGTGCGCCGATGCGTTTCTCGATAAAGAGGGAGAGGCGACGCTGGCGTTTTGCGATGCGCAGCAGACGGTGCTGGCAGAGATGACCTTTACGCTGTGTCAGATTAATGGCACTTCCACGCTGTTTATCGGCGGGATGCAGGGGGCAAAAGCCTTTGTGCCGCACGAGGCGATCCAGAGCGCCACCAAAGCCTGCCACGGCCTGTTCCCGAAACGCCTGCTGGTGGAGGCCGCCATGACGCTGGGCAGCGCCCTGGCCGTGGATCAGATTATTGCCGTCAGCAACAGCACCCATATTTATCGCAGCTGGCGCTATCGCAAGAAAAAAGAGGGGAAACTGCTGGCCGACTACGACAGCTTCTGGCTCTCCCTTGGCGGGGAGCGCGACAGCGAGGGCAACTTCAGGCTGCCACTCGCCATGCCGCGCAAGCCGATGGAGGAGATCGCCAGCAAAAAACGCGCCGAATACCGCCGCCGCTTTGCCCTGCTGGACAGCCTGGTTGACCAGGTAAACGAGGCGACCCGCCGTTAA
- the macA gene encoding macrolide transporter subunit MacA, translated as MKLKGKRRKLFLLLVLVVLVGGFWLWRVLNAPVPQYQTLIVRPGELQQSVLATGKLDALRKVDVGAQVSGQLKTLSVEIGDKVKKGQLLGVIDPEQAENQIKEVEATLMELRAQRSQAEAERKLAQVTLNRQRQLATTQAISQQDLDTSTTELAVKQAQIGTIDAQIKRNQASLDSAKTNLDYTRIVAPMAGEVTQITTLQGQTVIAAQQAPNILTLADMGTMLVKAQVSEADVIHLKPGQKAWFTVLGDPQTRYEGVLKDILPTPEKVNDAIFYHARFEVPNPQGVLRLDMTAQVHIQLSGVKNVLTIPLAALGAPVGDNRYNVKVLRNGETREREVSLGSRNDTDVVVVKGLEEGEEVVISESQPGAAK; from the coding sequence ATGAAATTAAAGGGAAAGCGCAGGAAGCTGTTTCTGCTGCTGGTGCTGGTTGTACTGGTGGGTGGATTCTGGCTGTGGCGGGTGCTTAACGCACCGGTGCCGCAATATCAGACACTGATTGTCCGTCCGGGCGAGCTGCAGCAGAGCGTGCTGGCTACCGGCAAGCTGGATGCGCTGCGCAAGGTTGACGTGGGCGCCCAGGTCAGCGGCCAGCTGAAGACGCTGTCGGTGGAGATTGGCGACAAGGTGAAAAAAGGGCAGCTGCTGGGGGTTATCGATCCGGAGCAGGCTGAAAACCAGATCAAAGAGGTGGAAGCGACCCTGATGGAGCTGCGTGCCCAGCGTAGCCAGGCAGAGGCGGAGCGGAAGCTGGCCCAGGTAACCCTGAACCGCCAGCGGCAGCTGGCCACCACTCAGGCCATCTCGCAGCAGGATCTGGATACCTCGACGACCGAACTGGCGGTGAAGCAGGCGCAGATTGGCACCATCGACGCGCAGATCAAACGCAACCAGGCCTCGCTGGACAGCGCGAAAACTAACCTCGATTACACCCGCATCGTTGCGCCGATGGCCGGGGAAGTGACGCAAATCACCACCCTGCAGGGGCAGACGGTGATTGCCGCCCAGCAGGCGCCGAACATCCTGACCCTCGCGGATATGGGCACCATGCTGGTGAAGGCTCAGGTTTCTGAAGCGGATGTGATCCACCTTAAGCCGGGGCAAAAGGCCTGGTTTACCGTGCTCGGCGATCCGCAAACCCGCTACGAAGGGGTGCTGAAAGATATTCTTCCGACCCCGGAGAAGGTCAACGACGCCATCTTCTATCACGCCCGTTTTGAAGTGCCTAACCCGCAGGGGGTGCTGCGCCTGGACATGACCGCTCAGGTGCATATCCAGCTCTCCGGGGTGAAAAACGTGCTGACCATTCCGCTGGCGGCGCTGGGCGCCCCGGTGGGCGACAATCGCTATAACGTGAAGGTGCTGCGTAACGGCGAAACGCGCGAGCGTGAGGTGAGCCTCGGCTCGCGTAACGACACCGATGTGGTGGTGGTTAAAGGGCTGGAAGAGGGTGAAGAGGTGGTCATCAGCGAGAGCCAGCCGGGGGCGGCTAAATGA
- the macB gene encoding macrolide ABC transporter ATP-binding protein/permease MacB has protein sequence MTALLELNDIRRSYPSGDGPVEVLKGITMRVEAGEMVAIVGASGSGKSTLMNILGCLDKPTSGTYRVAGTDVATLDSDALAKLRREHFGFIFQRYHLLSHLSAAQNVEVPAVYAGVERKKRLERAQALLTRLGLGERVDYQPSQLSGGQQQRVSIARALMNGGQVILADEPTGALDSHSGEEVMAILHQLRDQGHTVIIVTHDPQVASQAGRIVEIHDGELVSNPPPGLNATRRQEVALPPPSGWRQFASSFREALTMAWLAMAANKMRTLLTMLGIIIGIASVVSIVVVGDAAKQLVLSDIRSIGTNTIDVYPGKDFGDDEPQYQQALKYDDLAAIQKQPWVNSATPAVSQNLRLRYGNIDVAASANGVNGDYFNVYGMTFSEGGTFNAEQLAGRAQVVVLDANSRRQLFPNKAKVVGEIVLVGNMPATVIGVAEEKQSMFGSSKILRVWLPYTTISGRIMGQSWLNSITVRVKDGYDSAQAEQQLERLLSLRHGKKDFFTWNMDGLLKTAEKTTRTLQLFLTLVAIISLLVGGIGVMNIMLVSVTERTREIGIRMAVGARASDVLQQFLIEAVLVCLVGGALGITLSLLIAFTLQLFLPGWEIGFSPMALLTAFLCSTFTGVLFGWLPARNAARLDPVDALARE, from the coding sequence ATGACGGCCCTGCTGGAGCTGAATGATATCCGCCGCAGCTATCCGTCCGGCGACGGGCCGGTGGAGGTGCTGAAGGGCATCACTATGCGGGTAGAGGCTGGGGAAATGGTGGCGATTGTCGGGGCCTCGGGTTCCGGTAAATCGACGCTGATGAACATCCTTGGCTGCCTGGATAAGCCCACCAGCGGCACCTACCGCGTGGCGGGGACCGACGTCGCCACGCTGGACAGCGACGCGCTGGCCAAACTCCGCCGGGAACATTTCGGCTTTATCTTCCAGCGTTACCATCTGCTCTCGCACCTGAGCGCGGCGCAAAACGTTGAAGTCCCGGCGGTCTATGCGGGCGTGGAGCGTAAAAAACGCCTTGAGCGAGCCCAGGCGCTGCTCACCCGGCTCGGGCTGGGGGAGCGGGTGGATTATCAGCCCTCGCAGCTCTCTGGCGGCCAGCAGCAGCGGGTCAGTATCGCCCGGGCGCTGATGAACGGCGGGCAGGTGATCCTGGCCGATGAACCGACCGGGGCGCTGGACAGCCACTCCGGGGAAGAGGTGATGGCGATCCTGCACCAGCTGCGGGATCAGGGGCATACGGTGATTATCGTCACTCACGACCCGCAGGTGGCCTCCCAGGCCGGGCGGATCGTCGAGATCCACGACGGCGAGCTGGTCAGCAATCCACCCCCCGGGCTCAACGCCACCCGGCGTCAGGAGGTGGCGCTCCCGCCCCCGTCCGGCTGGCGGCAGTTTGCCAGCAGTTTCCGCGAAGCGCTGACCATGGCCTGGCTGGCGATGGCCGCCAACAAGATGCGTACCCTGCTGACCATGCTCGGGATCATCATCGGTATCGCCTCGGTGGTGTCGATTGTGGTGGTCGGCGACGCCGCCAAACAGCTGGTGCTGTCGGATATCCGCTCCATCGGCACCAACACCATCGACGTCTATCCCGGTAAAGACTTTGGCGATGACGAGCCGCAGTACCAGCAGGCACTGAAATATGACGATCTGGCGGCGATCCAGAAGCAGCCGTGGGTCAACTCCGCCACCCCGGCAGTGTCGCAGAACTTGCGTCTGCGCTACGGCAATATCGACGTGGCGGCCAGCGCCAACGGCGTCAACGGGGACTACTTTAACGTCTACGGCATGACCTTCAGCGAAGGGGGCACCTTCAATGCGGAGCAGCTCGCAGGGCGGGCCCAGGTGGTGGTGCTGGATGCCAACTCCCGGCGGCAGCTGTTTCCCAATAAAGCGAAGGTGGTGGGCGAGATCGTGCTGGTGGGCAACATGCCTGCGACGGTGATCGGCGTGGCGGAGGAGAAACAGTCGATGTTTGGCAGCAGCAAGATTTTGCGCGTCTGGCTGCCTTACACCACCATCTCCGGGCGCATTATGGGGCAGTCATGGCTCAACTCGATCACCGTGCGGGTGAAAGACGGCTACGACAGCGCCCAGGCGGAGCAGCAGCTTGAGCGCCTGCTGTCCCTGCGCCACGGGAAGAAAGATTTCTTCACCTGGAACATGGACGGGCTCTTGAAAACGGCTGAAAAGACCACACGTACTTTACAGCTCTTTCTCACCCTGGTGGCGATCATCTCCCTGCTGGTGGGGGGAATAGGGGTGATGAATATTATGCTGGTGTCGGTGACGGAGCGGACGCGCGAAATCGGCATTCGCATGGCGGTAGGTGCCCGGGCCAGCGACGTGCTGCAACAGTTTTTAATTGAGGCGGTGCTGGTCTGTCTGGTGGGCGGGGCGCTGGGGATCACGCTCTCGTTGTTAATCGCCTTCACGCTGCAGCTGTTTTTACCCGGCTGGGAGATCGGTTTTTCACCGATGGCGCTGCTAACCGCCTTCCTTTGTTCTACCTTTACCGGGGTGCTGTTTGGCTGGTTGCCGGCAAGAAACGCCGCGCGGCTGGATCCGGTGGATGCGTTAGCCCGGGAGTAA
- the cspD gene encoding cold shock-like protein CspD produces METGTVKWFNNAKGFGFICPEGGGEDIFAHYSTIQMDGYRTLKAGQAVRFDVHLGPKGNHASVIVPIEAEVVA; encoded by the coding sequence ATGGAAACGGGTACAGTTAAGTGGTTTAACAACGCCAAAGGGTTTGGTTTTATCTGCCCTGAAGGCGGCGGCGAAGACATCTTCGCGCATTACTCCACCATTCAGATGGATGGTTACAGAACGCTGAAAGCCGGGCAGGCCGTCCGGTTCGATGTACACCTCGGGCCAAAAGGCAATCATGCCAGCGTTATTGTGCCCATCGAAGCAGAAGTGGTGGCATAG
- the clpS gene encoding ATP-dependent Clp protease adapter ClpS, with the protein MGKTNDWLDFDKLAEDKVRDALKPPSMYKVMLMNDDYTPMEFVIDVLQKFFSYDVERATQLMLTVHYHGKAICGVFTAEVAETKVAMVNQYARENEHPLLCTLEKA; encoded by the coding sequence ATGGGTAAGACGAACGACTGGCTCGATTTCGACAAGCTGGCGGAAGATAAAGTGCGCGACGCGCTAAAACCGCCATCTATGTATAAAGTTATGTTAATGAACGATGATTACACGCCGATGGAATTTGTTATTGACGTGCTACAAAAGTTCTTTTCTTATGATGTTGAACGTGCAACGCAACTGATGCTTACGGTTCACTATCATGGCAAAGCCATCTGCGGTGTTTTTACTGCAGAAGTCGCCGAAACCAAGGTGGCAATGGTGAACCAGTATGCAAGGGAGAACGAGCATCCGTTGCTGTGTACGCTGGAAAAAGCCTGA
- the clpA gene encoding ATP-dependent Clp protease ATP-binding subunit ClpA gives MLNQELELSLNMAFARAREHRHEFMTVEHLLLALLSNPSAREALEACSVDLVALRQELEAFIEQTTPVLPVSEEERDTQPTLSFQRVLQRAVFHVQSSGRSEVTGANVLVAIFSEQESQAAYLLRKHEVSRLDVVNFISHGTRKDEPNQASDSGHQANSEEQAGGEERMENFTTNLNQLARVGGIDPLIGRDKELERAIQVLCRRRKNNPLLVGESGVGKTAIAEGLAWRIVQGDVPEVIADCTIYSLDIGSLLAGTKYRGDFEKRFKALLKQLEQDTNSILFIDEIHTIIGAGAASGGQVDAANLIKPLLSSGKIRVIGSTTYQEFSNIFEKDRALARRFQKIDITEPSVEETVQIINGLKPKYEAHHDVRYTAKAVRAAVELAVKYINDRHLPDKAIDVIDEAGARARLMPVSKRKKTVNVADIESVVARIARIPEKSVSQSDRDTLKNLGDRLKMLVFGQDKAIEALTEAIKMARAGLGHDHKPVGSFLFAGPTGVGKTEVTVQLSKALGIELLRFDMSEYMERHTVSRLIGAPPGYVGFDQGGLLTDAVIKHPHAVLLLDEIEKAHPDVFNLLLQVMDNGTLTDNNGRKADFRNVVMVMTTNAGVRETERKSIGLIHQDNSTDAMEEIKKVFTPEFRNRLDNIIWFDHLSTEVIHQVVDKFIVELQVQLDQKGVSLEVSQEARNWLAEKGYDRAMGARPMARVIQDNLKKPLANELLFGSLVDGGQVTVALDQAKNELTYDFQSAAKHKPEAAH, from the coding sequence ATGCTCAATCAAGAACTGGAACTCAGTTTAAACATGGCTTTCGCCAGAGCGCGTGAGCACCGACATGAGTTTATGACGGTCGAGCACCTGCTGCTTGCACTGCTCAGTAACCCATCCGCCCGCGAAGCGCTTGAAGCCTGCTCCGTGGACCTGGTGGCGCTGCGTCAGGAACTTGAAGCCTTCATCGAACAGACCACACCTGTACTGCCCGTTAGTGAAGAGGAGCGCGATACACAACCCACGCTCAGCTTCCAGCGTGTACTCCAGCGTGCGGTATTCCACGTCCAGTCCTCCGGACGTAGCGAAGTTACCGGTGCAAACGTGCTGGTTGCCATCTTCAGCGAGCAGGAGTCGCAAGCCGCGTACCTGCTGCGCAAACACGAAGTCAGCCGCCTTGATGTGGTGAACTTCATCTCTCACGGAACGCGAAAAGACGAGCCGAATCAGGCATCGGATTCCGGCCATCAGGCCAACAGCGAAGAGCAGGCAGGCGGGGAGGAACGTATGGAAAACTTCACCACCAATCTTAACCAGCTTGCCCGCGTCGGCGGTATCGACCCGCTGATTGGCCGCGACAAAGAGCTGGAACGAGCGATTCAGGTACTGTGCCGCCGCCGTAAGAACAACCCGCTGCTGGTGGGTGAATCTGGCGTGGGTAAAACCGCTATCGCCGAAGGGCTGGCCTGGCGCATTGTGCAGGGCGACGTCCCGGAAGTGATTGCCGACTGCACCATCTATTCGCTGGATATCGGTTCCCTGCTGGCCGGCACCAAATACCGCGGTGATTTTGAAAAACGTTTCAAAGCGCTGCTGAAACAGCTGGAGCAGGATACCAACAGCATCCTGTTTATCGACGAGATCCATACCATCATCGGCGCCGGTGCGGCATCGGGTGGCCAGGTGGATGCCGCCAACCTGATCAAACCGCTGCTCTCCAGCGGCAAAATCCGGGTGATTGGCTCAACCACCTACCAGGAGTTCAGCAATATTTTCGAAAAAGACCGCGCCCTGGCGCGTCGCTTCCAGAAAATCGATATTACTGAACCGTCGGTTGAAGAAACGGTGCAGATCATCAACGGCCTGAAGCCGAAGTACGAAGCGCACCACGACGTGCGTTATACCGCGAAAGCGGTGCGTGCGGCGGTGGAGCTGGCGGTGAAATACATCAACGACCGTCATCTGCCGGATAAAGCGATTGACGTGATTGACGAAGCGGGCGCGCGTGCGCGTCTGATGCCGGTCAGCAAGCGTAAGAAAACGGTCAACGTGGCGGATATCGAATCCGTGGTGGCCCGCATCGCGCGTATCCCTGAGAAGAGCGTTTCTCAGAGCGACCGCGATACGCTGAAAAACCTCGGCGATCGCCTGAAAATGCTGGTCTTTGGGCAGGATAAAGCCATTGAGGCCTTAACCGAAGCCATTAAGATGGCCCGCGCCGGACTGGGGCACGATCATAAGCCTGTCGGTTCCTTCCTGTTCGCCGGTCCGACCGGGGTGGGGAAAACCGAGGTGACGGTTCAGCTCTCCAAAGCGCTGGGCATTGAGCTGCTGCGCTTTGATATGTCCGAGTACATGGAGCGTCACACCGTCAGCCGTCTGATCGGTGCGCCTCCGGGATACGTGGGCTTTGACCAGGGCGGCCTGCTCACCGATGCGGTGATCAAGCATCCGCACGCGGTTCTGCTCCTCGATGAGATTGAGAAAGCGCACCCGGACGTCTTTAACCTGCTGTTGCAGGTGATGGACAACGGGACGCTGACCGACAACAACGGGCGCAAGGCGGACTTCCGCAACGTGGTGATGGTGATGACCACCAACGCCGGGGTGCGCGAGACCGAGCGTAAGTCCATCGGCCTGATCCACCAGGATAACAGCACCGATGCAATGGAAGAGATCAAGAAGGTCTTTACGCCGGAGTTCCGTAACCGTCTGGACAACATTATCTGGTTCGATCATCTGTCTACTGAGGTGATCCATCAGGTGGTGGATAAGTTCATCGTCGAGCTGCAGGTTCAGCTGGATCAGAAAGGGGTCTCCCTGGAAGTGAGTCAGGAAGCCCGCAACTGGCTGGCAGAGAAAGGCTACGATCGTGCGATGGGTGCACGTCCGATGGCGCGTGTGATTCAGGACAACCTGAAAAAACCGTTGGCTAACGAGCTGCTGTTTGGTTCGCTTGTGGATGGTGGGCAGGTGACGGTGGCCCTGGATCAGGCGAAGAATGAGCTGACGTATGATTTCCAGAGTGCGGCGAAGCATAAGCCGGAAGCGGCTCACTAA